AAACCATGATAATTCCTATGGATCTGCTATCCGAGAAACTCGTTCCAGAACACGCACACGAGGTCAAGGAAGAGGCTCGGGAGTTCGCCGCGGAGCATATCGAACCAGTCGCGGGTGACTACTATGCGTCCGGGGAGTACCCCTGGGAAGTGCTCGAAGCGGCCACGGAGGCCGGACTCGTCGCACAGGATATCGGTGAGGAGTGGGGCGGGAGCGGTTACGACCTCCAGCAGATGCTCGCGATGGCGGAAGAGCTGTACAAAGCCGACGCAGGAATCGCGCTGACGATCCAACTCGCCAGCTTCGGCGCTGAGATCGTCGAGGACCACGGCGCAGACTGGCAGAAGGAAGAGTTCCTTGAGCCCGTCGCCGCCGGCGACCAGCTTACCGGTCTCGCCGTCTCAGAGCCGGAAACAGGGAGCGACCTCGCCGGGATGACGACGGCCGCCGAGAAGGACGGCGACGAGTGGGTGCTCAACGGCGAGAAGTACTGGATCGGAAACGGTGTCGAGGCCGACTGGGTAACGCTGTACGCCAAGACCGGTGACGACCCGAACGACCGCTACGGGAACTACTCGATGTTTATCGTCCCGACGGACGCCGACGGCTACCACGCCGAGCACATCCCCGAGAAGATGGGCTTCCGGGCGTCCAAGCAGGCCCACATCGTACTCGACGACTGCCGCATTCCGGAGGAGAACCTCATCGGCGTCGAAGGGGCCGGCTTCTACATGCTCGCCGAGTTCTTCAACCACGGGCGCGTCGTCGTCGGCGGCCACGGCATCGGCCTCGCCGCCGCGGCCATCGAGGAAGCCTGGGAGTTCGTCCACGACCGCGAGGCCTTCGGCAAGACCGTCGATGAGTTCCAAGCGGTCCAGCACAAACTGGCCGATATGCAACTTGGCCTCCAGTCCGCCCGAGCGCTCACCTGGCACGCGGCCGAGCGCGTCGCGAATCAGGAGAACGCCGGCTACTGGGCCGCACTGGCAAAAACCCAAGCGACTGAAGCCGCGATGGACTGTGCGGAGAAGGGGATGCAACTCCACGGGGGCCGGTCCGTCCTGACCGAGAACCGTATTTCCCGCGTGTACCGAGACGTGCGAATTCCAGTCATCTACGAGGGAGCCAACGACATTCAGCGGAATCTCATCTACAATCAGGCCCCGCTGTAACGGATAGAGGTCAGTCGAGCAGTCTCGATTGCTCGATTGCGTCGAAACGGCGTATTTTCGCAGGCACACCACCCTTCGAGTGTTCTTCGGCGAAGTCTGGTTCCCCTGTACGGCAGTTCGTTATTGGGCGGTCCGAACCGCCCAGTACACCAAGCGGGTCAGTCACTGTACAAAGGGTCCAAGACCGCTCATATTGGGTCAGTACACCACCCTACAAGTGTTCTTTCACTGCCTTCAGGTGTTCCCAAATCGGCTACAACTGCCCGCGGACAGTGTACACCTGTTCACACACCACCCTGCAAGTGTTCATACAAGATTGTTCGATCAAACGAAGTTCCCCTGAGACACCACGCTTCAAGTGTTTTGCGCTGTGGCTCGACGTTCCGATACGCCCTGTCACACCACCCTGCAAGTGTTTCACGCACTGAGTGAGAGACGAGAGTCCACGGGGACACCACCCTGCAAGTGTTCCGAAAAGCCCGTTTTGGACGGTTTTCTCGTCGAATCGGAGTTCACACCACCCTGCAAGTGTTTTCGAAACGGAATACTGTACCGCTGTTGCGAAAGTCAACAGACACACCGGTCTGCAAGTGTTCTACACACTGTCCGGGGAGCAAATAGCACATGATGGCCCTGTTGGCACTTCGATTTCACGATCTATTGTGGGCACACACACCACCCTGCAACTGTTCTGGACTGCACAGTAGAGAGACTACTGCTGAACACACACACCACCGTGCAAGTGTTCTGCCGTGTGAGCGGGTGGGGTGTGTAAGTACGCTGGCTACGTGAACTGCCAGAGGTTCTGTTGCTCGTCGTCGGTTGT
The Haloarcula sp. CBA1129 genome window above contains:
- a CDS encoding acyl-CoA dehydrogenase family protein; translated protein: MDLLSEKLVPEHAHEVKEEAREFAAEHIEPVAGDYYASGEYPWEVLEAATEAGLVAQDIGEEWGGSGYDLQQMLAMAEELYKADAGIALTIQLASFGAEIVEDHGADWQKEEFLEPVAAGDQLTGLAVSEPETGSDLAGMTTAAEKDGDEWVLNGEKYWIGNGVEADWVTLYAKTGDDPNDRYGNYSMFIVPTDADGYHAEHIPEKMGFRASKQAHIVLDDCRIPEENLIGVEGAGFYMLAEFFNHGRVVVGGHGIGLAAAAIEEAWEFVHDREAFGKTVDEFQAVQHKLADMQLGLQSARALTWHAAERVANQENAGYWAALAKTQATEAAMDCAEKGMQLHGGRSVLTENRISRVYRDVRIPVIYEGANDIQRNLIYNQAPL